Genomic DNA from Alicyclobacillus fastidiosus:
CGACGTGAATCTGACGGGCGCGTTCTTTTGCATCCAGGCCGTGGCACCTGGGATGAAAGAGAACCGGGTTTTGAGGTGCCCGCACCTGCGGCGGCATCAGGGGGATGTTCAAAGTGGGTCTAAAGAGCTTACGGAGCGTAGAAAATAGAGTAGGCAAAATGTGACAAGGTGGGGACGGTTATTACAATGGGAATGGATGGGGCCGAATTTCGCTTTCGGACGTTGAGTGAGGGAGTGGAGAGCGTCGTTCGGCGGATGATCCTGATGGGAGAGTTGGTACCTGGAGAACGTATCAACGAGGTACAGTTAGCAGAGCAACTGGAAGTCAGTCGGGGGCCTGTCCGCGAGGCGTTGCGAACGCTGCAATCACAAGGGTTGGTCGTCTATCATGCACATCGAGGACACTTCGTATCCGAGTTGAACGATGAAGATGCCGAGGAAGTATACAAACTGCGTGCACTGCTCGAGGTCGGCGCCGTCAAGATGGCCTTGCCTAGGGTGACGCCAGAAGTGCTGCAGCAATTGGAAACCACCGTGCAAAACTTTGAAAGCGCTCGCACATCAGGTGATTTGCGTGAACTCATACAGGCTGATCTGGATTTTCATCATACGATCGTCAAGTTGTCCGGCAATAGCCGACTGTTTGAGATGTACAAGTCTCTAGACACACAGCTTGGGGCGATGTTTATTGCGGTGCAGAGCAAGGCGCCGGAGCGCATTGGAAAATTGAGAGAGATGCACCAGGAGCTCATCGATGCCTTGAAATCCGGTGACGAAGAACAAGTGGCTGATGCGTTTGCACAGCACTATCTATCCGCGTGGCGGGCCTTACAGTCCATGTCGGGCGCTGAGTCGAGGTAGGCGAGGCACGTCAGGCGAAGGAGCGCACTGAGGCACGTCATCGATCAAAGCGATGTGCCTGCTCCAAGTTGGAATTGCAAATACTTTGCTAATGTTTGGTTGTATGGTCTATAATCATTCGTACGTACAATAGCCAGTTGAATCGAAAATAGATAGCCTTGGGGGTGATCGACATGGCCCAAAAGCAGACTCCGAAATATATGCAACTGAAAGAAGAGGTCGTCTCGTGGGTGAAAACAGGACGTTATCCCCCTGGTGCTCAATTGCCTACGGAACTGGAACTTGCCGAGTTGTTCAACGTGAGTAGGCAGACCGTGCGGCAGGCCTTGGCAGACTTGGTGCGCGAGCAGTTGTTGTCACGGGTCCAAGGTCGTGGGACCTTTGTCGCCGAGCGGAGTGTGGAACCGATTACAACCCCGGCGTTTGCACAGGGACCGAACAAGATCATCGGTGTCGTCACGACCTATATCTCGGACTATATTTTTCCGGAAATCATCCGCGGTTTAGAATACCAACTCGGCGCTCTCGGGTATTCATTGCTCCTCTTGAATACACAGAACAACTTTGATCTAGAACGTCGAGCTCTGCAGAGAATCATCGATACCAATGTGACCGGACTTATCGTGGAACCGACAAAAAGCGCGATCGACAATCCCAATTTAGACATGTATCTGACCCTCATTGCCCAAAAGACCCCGATGATCATGCTGCATGCCTCCTACATGGAACTCGATGTTGCTACCGTGCGCATCGATGATGTCGAGGCGGTCTCGCGTCTGACTCAAACCGTGATCGACTTTGGCCATCATGCCATCGGCGGGCTGTTCAAGGACGATGACATTCAAGGGAAGCTGCGCATGCGGGGATATCTGCGGACCCTCGGACAAAATAATGTAGATATCCGACCGGATTTTATTAAGCGCTATAACACCGAGGATCTGACAGACGTCATTCGCGCGTACGTCGAGACGGTTCAATCCACGCCAGTGGAACAGCGTCCCACGGCCATCGTTTGCTATAATGACGAGACGGCGATGAAGCTGATCGAAGCGCTGAAATCGAGCGGAATCGCGGTGCCTGAGGACATCTCCGTCGTCGGCTTTGACAACTCGCAGTACTCGCACCTGTGCGATCCTAAGTTGACGACCGTCGATCACCCTAAGTTCAATATGGGCATCACCGTCGCCGACCTGATCATCGACGTCATCGCCGAAGTGCACAGTGGGCAGCCAAAGAGAACTCGGGACGTGGTGATGAACTGTGAAGTCATTACACGGCCTTCGCTGAAGGATTTGCGGCCAAATCGCCCCGCATCTGAGGTCGTCTCTACAGAAGTCGACGGAGAATCCCTGGCCTCCTCCCACGGCGTAATTGATTAGACCTTCGGTCGTGGACGCGCGGTAGCACGCATTCCTACGACACCAACTTTTTCCCCGGCGGACTAGGTGAACTAAGAGTCGTGCCATCTGTCGGGGGAGTTGCACTGTGCCAAGTAAGCGTGCTGCCGCACGCTCACTCATCCTATTTGATCCGGTGATCCCCGCCCTCATACATCTAGTAGCCTTTGGTTATTCCTCTTGGTAGGCCAGTGTTCGTCAAATTCTCCCAACATATTGTCCGTACAAATGTAACGCCTCGCGGAATCACGGCTTTGTCCCGATGTAAACAATGGCGTGGATCAGGTCGTGCCGAGTTGTGTCTTGCTAAAGCCGTGAATGGCCTTTGCAAGTGGCAGAAAAAGAGTTAGGAACTGTGATATCTATCGAGCTTAGAGACGACTTATTTCCCATTTTGATGGCTCTTCAGACGAAGCGCATGCTCATAAAATTTTCTTAGAAATTGTATGTACGAATATTGACATCAACCTGTTGTAGTGACATTATAGGGATACATTTAAAGATTCGAACAATTCGTTCGTACATCTCGAGTGCCTACCAATTCTATCGTGGGACACGAAGACTCAGTTGAATCGTTAGGGGGTGCGAGCAGTCTTTACCGGGGGGTGAATACGCTTTCCCGTTCCTACCTGGAGTAATCGAACTCGTAAAATGGCTATGCACATTTTCATGTAAGCGTTTTTCTGGGGCGGATGGCGACATTTCGTTTGATAGGAAAAGGGGGATTCATCGTGCGTACGCTAGGTAAAGGTATGGTTGGTGCTACTTGTGTGTTGAGTATGGCCGTGCTCGTCGCTGGCTGCGGTACGTCCTCGACTGGAGGAGCAGGGGATACGACCCAAGTGACCAAATCTACGCAGATCGATAAGAAGACAGGGCTTCCGGCATACAACGGCAAAGCGACGATCACGTTTTGGAGCTGGGTACCCAACGACGCGAAAAGGGTTCAGATTTTTGAGAAATATTACCCGAATATCAAAGTCAAGTTGGAGGACGTGGGCGCCGGATCGCCGGAATACACAAAACTCAGCACGGCGATTCAGGCGAAATCGGGTGCGCCAGACGTCGTGATGCTCGAATACGACATGATGCCTCAGTTTATCGAATCTGGTGGATTGGCGGACATCACTCAGTACGTGGACCCGGTGAAAAGCAAATTCCCCACATGGGTGATGAATCAGGTCTCGAGTAATGGAAAAGTCTACGCGGTTCCAGAGGATACTGGACCCCTTGGCTTGTACTACCAAAAATCGATCTTCGATCAGGAACATCTATCCGTCCCGACGACGTGGGCGCAATTTCAGACGGAGGCGGAGCAGTTCCATCAGAATAACCCGAATCAGGCATTTAGCTATTTTGCGACGAACGACGGACAGTGGCAACTCGGCCTGCTTTGGGCCGCAGGCATCACGCCCTTCCAGCAGACGTCTGACGGGAATTGGAAAATCAGTCTAGACTCACCGCAGGCGGTGAAAGTGTTTCAATACTGGGGCAATTTGATCAAATCGGGTGCAGTGGAAGCGGTCCAACCAGGCACGCCATCGTGGGAGAAAGAGATGGATCAAGGCAAGTTCGCGACGGTCGTCGGTTCGGCTTGGTATCCGAGTGAGGATATCGTGCCGTGGGACAAACACGCAAGTGAACACGATTGGCACGCCGCTTTCATCCCACAGTGGACGGCTGGACAGACCGTTGATGGAGACTGGGGCGGCTCTGCAGACGCCGTGACCACGCAATCGAAGTATCCGGAGGCTGCCGCAATTTTTGCGGACTTTATCAACACCAGTCAGTATGAACAGCCGCACAATGTGCAACCAGCAGGTACCGGCGGCGGTGGATTGTTCCCGGCTGACAAAGACGGATTCAGCGTCCCATCGTTCTCAGCTCCTGACCCTTCACTCGGGGGACAGACGGCGAACAAGGACATTTTTGAAACGGAATCCTCCAGGGTGGATGCAAATTGGCAGTGGAACCCTTGGTCGACCTACACGTTCCAAGAGTTGCAAAGTGAAGTGACCAACGCGGTGGATGGCAAAGAGAGCTGGCAACAAGCCCTGACGAACGCGCAGAACAAGATCGTGGCATACGCGAAGTCGCAAGGGTATAACGTGCAGGGTTGACGATGGTGACATCCCCCGGGGCCTTTGCATAACCACCTCGGGGGACTCGGTTGAACTCACTATCCATAGGCGGTGGTTTTCTTGAATTCGAACAAGTCGGCTTGGGGATTTTTGCTTCCATTTCTACTTCTGTTTGTCGTGTTCCTCATCGGACCGCTGATCTATGCGTTCTACATCAGTCTGTTCGTTCAGAGAATGGGCGTTTTACACTTTGTAGGTTTTCAAAACTACTTGATCGCGCTGCAAAATACCGACTTTTGGGTGTCGATCCTCAGGGTTTTGTATTACGGCGTCTTGCAAGGTGTGGTCATGATTGGCTTGGCCATCGTCCTAGCGCTGTTGCTCGACACGCCATATGCAAAGGCAAAGTCATTTTTCCGCCTGGTCTATTTTCTTCCCTATGCTGTACCCGGCATCCTCGCAGCCATTCTCTGGGGATTCCTATACTCGGATAAAATCGACCCGCTTGTGAGCGCAATTCATTTTCAACCCCTGTCCACCGGGACCTTGTTGTATTCCATTTTGAACATCACGGTCTGGGAATGGGCTGGCTACAACATGACTATTTATGTCGCCAGTTTAACCGGGCAGTCACAAGAGTTGTTTGAAGCCGCGCGAATTGACGGGTGCGGCGAGTGGAAGTTGGCCTTTGCCGTGAAATTGCCGCTGCTCAAGCCGACCATCGTCATGACGGTCTTACTGAGCATGATTGGGTCCGTTCAAATGTTCAACGAACCGTTCATTTTGGGCAATCTGACCGCCATATCGCCGAGTTACACGCCGAATATCGCAATTTATAACATGGCGATTGGCGATTCCAATGAACCGTACGGCGCTACGCTGGCCGTGCTGCTCGGCGTGATCTCGATTGGCCTGTCGTTCATTGCACTTCTTATTACCGGCGGGATCGGAAGGCGCCGACGCGACAAGGCAGAGCGTCATTCCGTTCAGTCACAACAAAATGTGCAGGTCCATTTGTCCCAAGGCTAAGGAGGTGACGAAGTGAGTACAAGAGCTTCTGCGATTCGCCGCGCTTCTGGAAGAACGAAACACGTTGGCATCAGTAAACTGTGGACAGTTGTGGTGTTGGTGATCATGGTGGCTGCGGCTTGCTACTTCTTGCTGCCAGTCATTTGGATTATCGTCGCCTCGACCAAGGACACGAATTCACTCCTGTCGACAGGGCTGTTTTCACTCCCGAAGCACAATCAATTCTTTCACAACCTAGTGACCTTGAGTACCTTTGAACACGGTCAATACTGGCTGTGGTACTTGAACTCCCTGATCTACGCGGGGGTCATCGGCGTTTTCACTTGTATTGTCTGCTCGATGGCCGGCTTCGCCCTAGCGAAGTTCCGATTCCGCGGCAAACAAGGCGTTTTCGCCGCCGTGATGGCCTCCTTGATGATTCCCGGCACGGTGATCGCCATCCCGCTGTTCATACTCGATGGATTCCTAGGCATCCGCGACTCCTACTTAGGTGTCATCCTACCGATGATCGTCAATCCGTTTGGCGTGTACTTTCTGAGAATCTACGTCAACGACGTCGTTCCAGATGAGCTGTTGGAAGCTGGGAAGGTCGATGGCGCCTCGATGTGGAGGCTGTTTTGGCAGGTCGTCTTCCCGATTATTCGCCCGGCCCTAGCCACGCTATTTCTCATTAGTTTCATCGGTACCTGGAACAACTTTTTCTTGCCGCTCGTCATTCTCCACAGTTCCAGTCTGTTCCCGGTTACTCTGGGCCTGGATACGTGGATCAGCTCGATGAACACGCCGGCCGCGCTGCAGGTGGGGTGGTATCCACTGATCATCACCGGATCGTTGGTGTCGATTATCCCAATGGTCATTGGATTCATCTTCCTCAAGAAGTACATCGTCGTTGGGTTGGCGCAGGGAAGCGTGAAGATGTAGCTGTAGCGCGGACCGTGTGGCTCGTTCGCTCGGGTTGCCCGAGAATGGATAACAAGCTGGGGCGGAAAGAGAGTTGGGTGACCAACCCTTTCGAGCCAGTGTGTTATAGACAAAATTGATGAAAATTCGATGGATGGGAGACAACAGATGACCATGAAAAAATCAAGAATGGTGTTGGACTCGGATTTTCAAATTGCACAAGTCGATAACCGGATTTATGGTTCGTTTATTGAACATTTGGGCCGTGCGGTCTACGAAGGCATCTACGAGCCGGATCATCCCCTTGCCAACGAAGACGGTTTTCGGATGGATGTCGTTGAATTGGTGAAGGAATTACAAGTTCCAATCGTTCGTTATCCAGGCGGAAATTTCGTGTCCGGTTACAACTGGGAGGACGGGGTTGGCCCGAAAGAGGAGCGGAAACGGCGCCTCGAGTTGGCGTGGCGGACGATTGAGACCAATCAGGTGGGGACCAACGAGTTTGCCGACTGGGCCAAATTGGTGAATTCGGAAGTTATGATGGCCGTTAACCTCGGTACGCGTGGGGTAGATGCGGCGAGGAATCTCGTCGAGTACTGCAACCATCCCTCAGGCACCTATTGGAGTGATTTGCGCGTATCGCATGGCTATCGTGAGCCGCACAAGGTAAGGACCTGGTGCCTTGGCAATGAAATGGATGGGCCTTGGCAAATCGGGCACAAGACTGCGGACGAGTACGGCCGCGTCGCACTCGAAGCTGCCAAGGTGATGAAGTGGGTTGACCCTTCCATCGACTTGGTCCTCTGTGGGAGTTCAGGCACGCAAATGCCCACTTTTCCGCAGTGGGAAGCGACCGTCTTGGACCACGCCTACGATCACGTCGACTACATTTCCCTCCACCGCTACTACGGGAATCGCGACGGAGATACGGCCAACTTCCTGGCGAGTTCGCTGGATATGGAGCAGTTCATTCACACGGTCGTGTCGACCTGTGACTACATGAAAGCGAAGAAGAGAAGTAACAAGACCGTGAACTTGTCGTTTGATGAATGGAACGTCTGGTTCCATTCCAACGAAGCAGACACCAAGATTGAACCTTGGTCGATCGCGCCTCCTCAATTGGAGGACATTTATACGATGGAAGACGCCCTCGTGGTCGGGAGTATGCTGATTACCTTACTGAAACACGCGGACCGCGTGAAGATTGCCTGCTTAGCCCAGTTGGTCAATGTCATCGCGCCCATTATGACTACCGCAGGTGGAGGAGCTTGGAAACAAACGATCTATTACCCCTATTTGCACGCTTCGCGCTATGGCCGAGGGCGGGTACTGAATCCGTTGATCTCCTCGCCGAAGTACGACTCCAAGGACTTTACCGACGTCCCTGTGCTCGATTCTACGGCGGTATTCAATGAGGAGAATCAAGAACTCACCATTTTTGCAGTCAATCGCGATATGGTGGATGCGTTGCATTTGGAATGCGACGTTCGCAGTTTCGATGGATATCGCGTCGTCGAGCACATCGTGCTGGAGCATGAAGATATCAAGGCTAGTAACACGCACGTCCAACCCAATCGCGTTGTTCCGCACAACCGCGGCAATGCAGAGACAAACGACGGCACCTTGGAATGTGTGCTTCCTAAGCTCTCCTGGAACGTCATCCGACTCCGCAAACAGTGAGTAGAGCTGACGAAGACAGAGGTCGTTGCTAACTCTGGTCGGGCAGCGAATCACGTCCGCATCAGGTGCCTGATGGCCCTGTTGCGGACGTGTCATGTCCCAGGTGTGATGGATACGAGGATATGTTCTTTCACTTCAACCTCAGGCCTACTACATATGTCATCTTCCCCTGCTAGATTTGGTAGAGTGTTTCCTTAAAATGTACGAACAAAAAATGCGTATTAACCATTCATATTTCTCGAGTCGCTAGAATAGGTATGTAATTTAAGAGAGTAATCCTCGTTGTTTCAGGCAAAAACATCGATTTTTGCTGTGAAAGTGACATTTTACACGATCATTTGTACGTACAAAAATATTGACTTTGAAATGTGCTGAGAGTATTCTTAATTCAAAATTGTTAAAACGTATTGTGATGCAAGGGTGCTCGAAATGATTTATGTCCGTACAAATGTTTCGAGGAGGAGATGGGCGGCGGGTCGCGCTTCGGGATGTAACGCTTCATTTCTATGTAAGCACTTTCTACGAATTGATTTCTTTGATTGTTCAGAGTCCTGACAGGGATTTGGTCTGTGGCGAATCGAGGCTCGTAAGGGGTGGATCATGATGGCCTATTCTATCGGTGTTGACTATGGTACCGGCTCTGGAAGAGTCGTGTTGTTAGATCTAGATGAAGCTGCAGAGGTAGCCGTTGCTGTCATTCCTTATCAACATGGCGTGATCGATACCATTTTTCCGGCGACGGGTGAGAAATTACCACCTGATTGGGCACTGCAACACCCAATGGACTATTTGGACGTGTTGCGTCGCGGCATCCCCGCTGTGCTGGCGGAGACGGGCGTTCATCCTGCAGACGTCATTGGCATCGGCATCGATTTCACGTCGTGTACGGTGCTCCCTGTCACGCAGACAGGCGAGCCGCTATGCATGATGGCGGAGTGGGCGGAGCATCCGCACGCGTGGCCGAAACTGTGGAAGCACCATGCGGCGCAACCGATCGCGGACAGAATGAACCAGCTGGCGCGCGAGCGCGATGAAGATTTCCTCACCCGATACGGAGGGCGAATCTCTTCTGAATGGTATTTTCCGAAGTTGATCGAAGTGTTCGAAGCGGACCCGGACGTCTACCAGGCCTGTGACGCCTTTGTCGAGGCGACCGACTGGATCGTCTGGTATCTGACCGGAAATCTTCGCCGAAATTCGTGTACGGCAGGCTACAAGGCCCTCTGGTCAGAGGACGGCGGAATGCCTGCCGAGGATTTCTTTCAGGCGGTCAATCCCGGATTCACCCGGCCGCTCGACAAGTTAGGGGACGTGTTTTACCCATTAGGAACCAGGGCAGGGCAGCTGCGGGAGCACGTGGCTGAACAACTGGGGCTCCACGCACACGTGGCGGTAGCGGTGGGCAACGTCGATGCGATGGTAGCCGTTCCTAGCGTAGGGGTCAGCCGGCCTGGGTCGCTGGTGATGGTCATGGGGAC
This window encodes:
- a CDS encoding extracellular solute-binding protein, with the translated sequence MRTLGKGMVGATCVLSMAVLVAGCGTSSTGGAGDTTQVTKSTQIDKKTGLPAYNGKATITFWSWVPNDAKRVQIFEKYYPNIKVKLEDVGAGSPEYTKLSTAIQAKSGAPDVVMLEYDMMPQFIESGGLADITQYVDPVKSKFPTWVMNQVSSNGKVYAVPEDTGPLGLYYQKSIFDQEHLSVPTTWAQFQTEAEQFHQNNPNQAFSYFATNDGQWQLGLLWAAGITPFQQTSDGNWKISLDSPQAVKVFQYWGNLIKSGAVEAVQPGTPSWEKEMDQGKFATVVGSAWYPSEDIVPWDKHASEHDWHAAFIPQWTAGQTVDGDWGGSADAVTTQSKYPEAAAIFADFINTSQYEQPHNVQPAGTGGGGLFPADKDGFSVPSFSAPDPSLGGQTANKDIFETESSRVDANWQWNPWSTYTFQELQSEVTNAVDGKESWQQALTNAQNKIVAYAKSQGYNVQG
- a CDS encoding alpha-N-arabinofuranosidase; translated protein: MTMKKSRMVLDSDFQIAQVDNRIYGSFIEHLGRAVYEGIYEPDHPLANEDGFRMDVVELVKELQVPIVRYPGGNFVSGYNWEDGVGPKEERKRRLELAWRTIETNQVGTNEFADWAKLVNSEVMMAVNLGTRGVDAARNLVEYCNHPSGTYWSDLRVSHGYREPHKVRTWCLGNEMDGPWQIGHKTADEYGRVALEAAKVMKWVDPSIDLVLCGSSGTQMPTFPQWEATVLDHAYDHVDYISLHRYYGNRDGDTANFLASSLDMEQFIHTVVSTCDYMKAKKRSNKTVNLSFDEWNVWFHSNEADTKIEPWSIAPPQLEDIYTMEDALVVGSMLITLLKHADRVKIACLAQLVNVIAPIMTTAGGGAWKQTIYYPYLHASRYGRGRVLNPLISSPKYDSKDFTDVPVLDSTAVFNEENQELTIFAVNRDMVDALHLECDVRSFDGYRVVEHIVLEHEDIKASNTHVQPNRVVPHNRGNAETNDGTLECVLPKLSWNVIRLRKQ
- a CDS encoding sugar ABC transporter permease, yielding MNSNKSAWGFLLPFLLLFVVFLIGPLIYAFYISLFVQRMGVLHFVGFQNYLIALQNTDFWVSILRVLYYGVLQGVVMIGLAIVLALLLDTPYAKAKSFFRLVYFLPYAVPGILAAILWGFLYSDKIDPLVSAIHFQPLSTGTLLYSILNITVWEWAGYNMTIYVASLTGQSQELFEAARIDGCGEWKLAFAVKLPLLKPTIVMTVLLSMIGSVQMFNEPFILGNLTAISPSYTPNIAIYNMAIGDSNEPYGATLAVLLGVISIGLSFIALLITGGIGRRRRDKAERHSVQSQQNVQVHLSQG
- a CDS encoding ribulokinase yields the protein MAYSIGVDYGTGSGRVVLLDLDEAAEVAVAVIPYQHGVIDTIFPATGEKLPPDWALQHPMDYLDVLRRGIPAVLAETGVHPADVIGIGIDFTSCTVLPVTQTGEPLCMMAEWAEHPHAWPKLWKHHAAQPIADRMNQLARERDEDFLTRYGGRISSEWYFPKLIEVFEADPDVYQACDAFVEATDWIVWYLTGNLRRNSCTAGYKALWSEDGGMPAEDFFQAVNPGFTRPLDKLGDVFYPLGTRAGQLREHVAEQLGLHAHVAVAVGNVDAMVAVPSVGVSRPGSLVMVMGTSICHLTVSHEEVRLPGITGVVKGGALPGLYAYEAGQAAVGDMFEWFVKTWVPERYLDEATRRHASIYEVLEEEAARLSPGQNGLVAFDWWNGNRSILGDADVSGMIFGLTLATSTADVYRALLESTAYGTRRIIDNFAEHGIVIDELVACGGLPQKSPLLMQIYADICGLPVVVRDSKEIPARGAAMFGAVAAGAKVGGFDSITSASDVLAAPIQRTYQPNAAAREAYDRLYQIYRELHEYLGEKNVHLLHRLKQVRVRSLNDAFVNQLV
- a CDS encoding carbohydrate ABC transporter permease, giving the protein MSTRASAIRRASGRTKHVGISKLWTVVVLVIMVAAACYFLLPVIWIIVASTKDTNSLLSTGLFSLPKHNQFFHNLVTLSTFEHGQYWLWYLNSLIYAGVIGVFTCIVCSMAGFALAKFRFRGKQGVFAAVMASLMIPGTVIAIPLFILDGFLGIRDSYLGVILPMIVNPFGVYFLRIYVNDVVPDELLEAGKVDGASMWRLFWQVVFPIIRPALATLFLISFIGTWNNFFLPLVILHSSSLFPVTLGLDTWISSMNTPAALQVGWYPLIITGSLVSIIPMVIGFIFLKKYIVVGLAQGSVKM
- a CDS encoding GntR family transcriptional regulator, which produces MAQKQTPKYMQLKEEVVSWVKTGRYPPGAQLPTELELAELFNVSRQTVRQALADLVREQLLSRVQGRGTFVAERSVEPITTPAFAQGPNKIIGVVTTYISDYIFPEIIRGLEYQLGALGYSLLLLNTQNNFDLERRALQRIIDTNVTGLIVEPTKSAIDNPNLDMYLTLIAQKTPMIMLHASYMELDVATVRIDDVEAVSRLTQTVIDFGHHAIGGLFKDDDIQGKLRMRGYLRTLGQNNVDIRPDFIKRYNTEDLTDVIRAYVETVQSTPVEQRPTAIVCYNDETAMKLIEALKSSGIAVPEDISVVGFDNSQYSHLCDPKLTTVDHPKFNMGITVADLIIDVIAEVHSGQPKRTRDVVMNCEVITRPSLKDLRPNRPASEVVSTEVDGESLASSHGVID
- a CDS encoding GntR family transcriptional regulator, translating into MGMDGAEFRFRTLSEGVESVVRRMILMGELVPGERINEVQLAEQLEVSRGPVREALRTLQSQGLVVYHAHRGHFVSELNDEDAEEVYKLRALLEVGAVKMALPRVTPEVLQQLETTVQNFESARTSGDLRELIQADLDFHHTIVKLSGNSRLFEMYKSLDTQLGAMFIAVQSKAPERIGKLREMHQELIDALKSGDEEQVADAFAQHYLSAWRALQSMSGAESR